In the genome of Flavobacteriales bacterium, one region contains:
- a CDS encoding bifunctional phosphoribosyl-AMP cyclohydrolase/phosphoribosyl-ATP diphosphatase HisIE: MKPDFQKMNGLIPAVVQDDRTGRVLMVGFMNEEAFAKTQSDKKVTFFSRTKNRLWTKGEESGNFLLVKNILIDCDEDTVLIKAEPTGPVCHTGADTCFNETNRSIDFLSHLEEVIRNRKEHPDEKSYTASLFKKGINKVAQKVGEEATELVIEAMDRNDDLFLEEAADLLFHYIVLLRAKDKSLGDVVGVLEGRHK, from the coding sequence ATGAAACCAGACTTTCAGAAAATGAATGGCCTCATTCCCGCCGTGGTGCAGGACGACCGCACCGGCAGGGTGCTGATGGTGGGCTTCATGAACGAAGAAGCATTCGCGAAAACGCAATCCGACAAAAAGGTGACGTTTTTCAGTCGCACCAAAAACCGGCTGTGGACCAAGGGCGAAGAATCCGGAAACTTCCTGCTGGTGAAAAACATCCTCATCGACTGTGACGAAGACACCGTACTCATCAAAGCCGAACCCACCGGTCCGGTGTGCCACACGGGTGCCGATACATGCTTCAATGAAACCAACCGCAGCATTGATTTTCTATCGCACCTCGAGGAGGTGATCCGCAACCGGAAAGAACACCCCGATGAGAAATCATACACGGCATCCCTCTTCAAAAAAGGGATCAACAAGGTAGCGCAAAAAGTGGGCGAAGAAGCCACCGAACTGGTGATCGAAGCAATGGACCGAAACGACGACCTGTTCCTGGAAGAAGCAGCCGACTTGCTGTTCCACTACATCGTGCTGCTGCGCGCCAAAGACAAAAGTTTGGGTGATGTGGTGGGCGTGCTGGAAGGAAGGCATAAATAA
- a CDS encoding ATP phosphoribosyltransferase: MKPIRLAIQKSGRLSEDSLKLLKECGIKINTHSGILKADAANFPLELLFLRDDDIPGYVEDGVADAGIVGENVVAELGSSVDTAERLGFGKCRLSVAVGRNDAYNGIGDLKGKKIATSYPNILGGFLKKNNVEAEIHEISGSVEIAPGIGLADAICDLVSTGSTLMSNGLREAEVIFRSEALLVARKDLSDEARSILESLLFRIRSVQKASSNKYILLNAPNDSLETILNILPGMKSPTILPLAEEGWSSVHSVVNEDKFWEIIEQLRGAGAQGILVVPIEKMIL; this comes from the coding sequence ATGAAACCGATCCGACTTGCCATCCAGAAATCAGGCCGACTGAGTGAAGACTCTTTGAAATTGCTGAAAGAATGCGGCATCAAAATCAATACCCACAGCGGAATCCTGAAAGCCGATGCTGCCAATTTCCCGCTCGAACTCCTGTTCCTGAGAGACGATGATATTCCCGGCTATGTAGAAGACGGTGTTGCCGACGCTGGCATCGTGGGTGAAAACGTGGTGGCCGAACTCGGCAGCAGCGTAGATACCGCCGAGCGTCTCGGATTCGGCAAATGCCGGTTGTCGGTTGCAGTCGGACGCAACGACGCCTACAATGGCATCGGCGACCTCAAGGGCAAAAAGATCGCTACCTCATATCCCAACATCCTCGGAGGATTCCTGAAAAAGAACAACGTGGAAGCTGAAATCCACGAGATCAGTGGTTCTGTGGAAATCGCTCCGGGCATCGGACTGGCAGACGCCATCTGCGACCTGGTCAGCACAGGATCTACCCTGATGAGCAACGGCCTGCGCGAAGCGGAAGTGATCTTCCGGTCGGAAGCATTGCTGGTTGCACGCAAGGACCTGTCCGACGAAGCACGATCTATCCTGGAATCCCTGCTCTTCAGGATCCGCTCCGTTCAGAAAGCAAGCAGCAACAAATACATCCTGCTGAATGCGCCCAATGATTCATTGGAGACCATCCTGAACATCCTGCCGGGGATGAAAAGTCCAACCATTCTGCCACTCGCCGAAGAAGGCTGGAGCTCCGTGCACTCGGTGGTGAATGAAGACAAGTTCTGGGAGATCATCGAACAGCTGCGTGGCGCTGGTGCCCAAGGCATCCTGGTGGTACCGATTGAAAAAATGATCCTGTAA
- the hisF gene encoding imidazole glycerol phosphate synthase subunit HisF, with protein sequence MLTKRIIPCLDIKEGRTVKGINFEQLRDAGDPVELGALYALQGADELTFLDITATLEARNTLIDLVKRIAKEINIPFTVGGGVRTVVDVGALLQAGADKITINSAAVNQPDVITAMAREFGSQCIVVAIDTKLVNGEWIVHTHGGTRPTNLETVAWAREIEQRGGGEILLTSMNNDGTKDGFALDITRRVSENTHIPVIASGGAGKMEHFVDVFSEGKADAGLAASIFHFKEIGIPELKQYLKKQHIPIRL encoded by the coding sequence ATGCTGACCAAACGCATCATACCCTGCCTTGACATCAAGGAAGGCCGCACCGTCAAGGGCATCAACTTCGAACAGCTGCGCGATGCGGGAGACCCGGTGGAGCTCGGTGCGCTTTACGCACTACAGGGTGCAGACGAACTTACATTCCTCGACATCACCGCCACCCTGGAAGCCAGGAATACGCTGATTGACCTGGTGAAAAGAATCGCCAAAGAAATCAACATCCCCTTCACCGTAGGCGGAGGCGTTCGAACCGTAGTCGATGTAGGAGCGCTCCTGCAAGCCGGTGCTGATAAGATCACCATCAACTCCGCCGCCGTAAACCAGCCCGACGTGATCACAGCCATGGCAAGAGAATTCGGCAGCCAGTGCATCGTGGTCGCCATCGATACCAAGTTGGTGAACGGCGAATGGATCGTGCATACCCACGGCGGCACACGTCCCACCAACCTGGAAACAGTTGCCTGGGCGAGAGAGATCGAACAACGCGGAGGAGGAGAAATCCTGCTCACCTCCATGAACAACGACGGCACCAAAGACGGATTCGCACTTGACATCACAAGACGGGTTTCGGAAAATACGCACATACCGGTGATCGCGTCCGGTGGCGCCGGCAAAATGGAACACTTCGTGGATGTTTTCTCGGAAGGAAAAGCGGATGCCGGACTGGCAGCCAGTATCTTTCACTTCAAGGAAATCGGCATCCCGGAACTCAAACAGTACCTGAAGAAACAACATATCCCCATCCGCTTATGA
- the hisD gene encoding histidinol dehydrogenase codes for MNVLIQPDDARLTVALQRPALDAGKLTETVNNVLASVKLNGDTALFDYTEKFDGVRLQTLLVSEAEIEQAGKQVSTSLKSAINQAKNNIHKFHAAQKRNEEKLETTQGVTCWRKSVGIERVGLYIPGGSAPLFSTILMLGIPASIAGCKERVLCTPPSKDGSVHPAILYTAKEVGVTKIFKCGGAQAIAAMAYGTASVPRVDKIFGPGNQYVTTAKMLVSQQGTAIDMPAGPSEVLVIADEKADPAFVAADLLSQAEHGADSQVVLVTTGEKIVQAVLDQIHVQLAALPRKETAEKALANSVAIVVKDLTQAMQVSNRYAPEHLILAVCNAEETAAQVVNAGSVFLGNLTPESAGDYASGTNHTLPTNGYARAYSGVSLDSFVKKITFQEIRPEGLKNLGPAIEEMAAAEQLDAHKNAVSIRLKSLEK; via the coding sequence ATGAACGTACTGATCCAACCGGATGATGCCCGCCTCACCGTAGCTCTCCAACGCCCCGCGCTGGATGCAGGCAAGCTCACGGAAACGGTGAACAATGTACTGGCCTCGGTGAAGCTAAACGGCGACACCGCCCTGTTCGACTACACCGAAAAATTCGACGGCGTCCGGCTGCAAACCCTACTGGTTTCGGAAGCTGAGATCGAACAGGCAGGCAAGCAGGTGAGCACGTCGCTCAAATCCGCCATCAACCAGGCAAAAAACAACATCCATAAATTTCACGCTGCACAGAAACGCAACGAAGAAAAACTGGAAACCACCCAGGGTGTTACATGCTGGAGAAAAAGCGTGGGCATTGAACGCGTGGGGTTATACATCCCGGGCGGATCCGCACCCTTGTTCTCCACCATCCTGATGCTGGGCATACCGGCATCCATCGCCGGATGCAAAGAACGCGTCCTTTGCACTCCGCCGTCAAAAGACGGAAGCGTTCACCCCGCCATATTGTACACCGCAAAGGAAGTGGGCGTCACCAAAATTTTCAAATGCGGAGGCGCCCAGGCCATCGCTGCCATGGCATACGGCACGGCAAGTGTCCCCAGGGTCGACAAGATCTTCGGTCCGGGCAATCAATACGTGACCACCGCCAAAATGCTGGTGAGCCAGCAAGGCACCGCCATTGATATGCCTGCCGGACCTTCGGAAGTGCTGGTGATCGCAGATGAAAAAGCCGACCCCGCTTTCGTGGCAGCCGACCTGTTGTCGCAAGCTGAACATGGCGCCGACAGCCAGGTGGTGTTGGTGACCACCGGGGAAAAAATTGTGCAAGCCGTCCTCGACCAGATCCATGTTCAACTGGCTGCACTTCCCAGAAAAGAAACAGCGGAAAAGGCGCTGGCCAACAGCGTGGCCATCGTGGTGAAAGACCTGACCCAGGCCATGCAGGTAAGCAACCGCTACGCACCCGAACACCTGATCCTGGCCGTCTGCAACGCCGAAGAAACAGCCGCACAGGTAGTCAATGCCGGTTCCGTTTTCCTCGGCAACCTCACCCCGGAATCGGCAGGCGACTATGCCTCGGGCACCAACCACACCCTGCCCACCAACGGCTATGCCCGTGCCTATAGCGGCGTGTCATTGGACAGCTTTGTGAAGAAGATCACCTTCCAGGAAATACGCCCGGAAGGATTGAAGAACCTCGGCCCCGCCATCGAAGAAATGGCCGCCGCCGAACAACTGGATGCACACAAAAATGCCGTGTCCATCCGCTTGAAATCATTGGAGAAATAA
- a CDS encoding type II toxin-antitoxin system RelE/ParE family toxin yields the protein MRVNCHRQIVFFGNDFLDFYNKQTRKVRTRIDWTLGLVRDLERIPSNYFKHIEGTELYEIRVSSGSDIFRIFCFFDKGMLVIVLNGFQKKTQKTPRKEIDKALKLQKLYKDGQKK from the coding sequence ATGCGTGTAAACTGCCACCGTCAGATTGTCTTTTTTGGAAATGACTTCCTGGATTTCTACAACAAGCAAACGAGGAAAGTTCGAACCAGGATTGACTGGACGCTGGGATTGGTAAGGGATCTGGAAAGAATTCCGTCCAATTACTTCAAGCATATTGAGGGAACAGAACTTTACGAAATCCGGGTAAGCAGCGGGTCGGATATTTTCCGGATATTCTGCTTCTTTGACAAGGGAATGCTGGTGATTGTTTTGAATGGGTTTCAGAAGAAAACACAAAAGACGCCCCGAAAAGAAATAGACAAAGCGTTGAAACTTCAAAAACTATATAAGGATGGGCAAAAAAAATAA
- the hisB gene encoding bifunctional histidinol-phosphatase/imidazoleglycerol-phosphate dehydratase HisB has product MKKALFIDRDGTIILEPEDEQIDSLEKLEYYPGAITALAKIAADFNYELVMVTNQDGLGTDSFPEDTFWPAHQKMLRTLAGEGIEFDDVLIDRSLPKDNAPTRKPGTGMMGKYMDGSYDLAACIVIGDRDTDVQLAKNLGCQSILLADRQHPDAGLCTGNWQAVYDFIAAQNGRIGEVTRKTKETDIHIRLNLDGTGRTQITTGLSFFDHMLDQLGKHSLCDLEITTKGDLEVDEHHTIEDTALALGEAFVKALGDKKGVARYGFLLPMDDALAQVAIDFGGRPWIEWEVEFKREKVGDMPTEMFFHFFKSFSDAARCNLNIKAEGQNEHHKIESIFKALARAIGMAVKKQGNALPSTKGVL; this is encoded by the coding sequence ATGAAAAAAGCACTCTTCATCGACCGCGACGGCACCATCATTTTGGAACCGGAAGACGAACAAATCGATTCGCTTGAGAAACTGGAATACTACCCCGGCGCCATCACTGCCCTGGCGAAAATCGCTGCGGACTTCAATTACGAACTGGTGATGGTGACCAACCAGGACGGACTCGGAACAGATTCTTTCCCGGAAGACACCTTCTGGCCTGCACACCAGAAAATGCTCAGAACCCTCGCAGGCGAAGGAATTGAGTTTGATGACGTGCTCATCGACCGCTCCCTGCCGAAAGACAATGCACCCACGCGAAAACCGGGCACCGGCATGATGGGCAAATACATGGACGGATCCTATGATCTCGCCGCATGTATCGTGATCGGCGACCGCGACACCGATGTGCAACTGGCCAAAAACCTCGGCTGCCAATCCATCCTGCTTGCCGACAGGCAACACCCGGATGCCGGCCTTTGCACCGGGAACTGGCAGGCCGTCTACGATTTCATCGCAGCGCAAAACGGTAGGATCGGTGAAGTCACACGCAAAACAAAAGAAACCGATATTCACATCCGCCTGAACCTAGACGGCACCGGCAGAACGCAAATTACCACCGGGCTTTCTTTCTTCGATCACATGCTGGATCAGCTCGGAAAGCACAGCCTGTGCGACCTGGAAATCACCACGAAGGGTGACCTGGAAGTGGACGAACACCACACCATCGAAGACACCGCCCTGGCCCTGGGTGAAGCTTTTGTAAAGGCTCTGGGAGATAAGAAAGGCGTGGCGCGCTACGGCTTCCTTCTCCCCATGGATGACGCCCTTGCACAGGTGGCGATTGACTTCGGCGGACGGCCATGGATCGAATGGGAGGTGGAATTCAAACGCGAAAAAGTAGGCGACATGCCCACCGAAATGTTCTTCCACTTTTTTAAATCATTCAGCGATGCGGCCAGATGCAACCTGAACATCAAAGCGGAAGGACAAAACGAACACCACAAAATCGAGTCGATCTTTAAAGCACTCGCAAGAGCAATCGGCATGGCGGTGAAGAAACAAGGCAACGCATTGCCAAGCACCAAGGGTGTTTTATAG
- the hisA gene encoding 1-(5-phosphoribosyl)-5-[(5-phosphoribosylamino)methylideneamino]imidazole-4-carboxamide isomerase, producing MQIIPAIDLIEGKCVRLTKGDYSQKKIYNEDPLEVALAFEDAGLERLHLVDLDGAKAGRIINHKVLERIASKTGLVVDFGGGLKSDKDLQIAFECGAQMITGGSIAVKNHALFLSWLKTYGADKIILGADANNGKIAVSGWEEDSGIDLFDFLGSYLEEGIRYVICTDIQKDGMLQGPSTDLYKRMLDTYPDMKLIASGGVSGISDLEELAALPLHGAIVGKAIYEGRIPLNILSAFKPC from the coding sequence ATGCAGATCATCCCTGCCATAGACCTGATCGAAGGCAAATGCGTACGGCTCACCAAAGGCGATTATTCGCAGAAGAAGATCTACAACGAAGATCCGCTTGAAGTTGCGCTTGCCTTTGAAGATGCCGGACTGGAGCGCTTGCACCTGGTGGACCTGGACGGAGCAAAAGCCGGACGCATCATCAACCACAAGGTACTGGAACGCATCGCATCCAAAACCGGGTTGGTGGTGGATTTCGGCGGCGGACTCAAATCCGACAAAGACCTGCAGATCGCATTCGAATGCGGGGCGCAAATGATCACCGGAGGCAGCATCGCCGTGAAGAACCACGCCCTGTTCCTTTCCTGGTTGAAGACATATGGAGCCGATAAGATCATCCTCGGTGCCGATGCCAACAACGGGAAGATCGCCGTCAGCGGATGGGAAGAAGACTCGGGCATCGACCTGTTCGACTTCCTCGGATCGTACCTGGAAGAAGGCATACGCTACGTCATCTGCACCGACATCCAGAAAGATGGCATGCTGCAAGGCCCGTCGACCGACCTGTACAAACGCATGCTGGATACATATCCCGACATGAAGCTGATCGCCAGCGGCGGCGTTTCCGGCATCTCCGACCTGGAAGAACTGGCCGCCCTCCCCCTGCACGGAGCCATCGTAGGCAAAGCCATTTATGAAGGCCGCATACCGTTGAACATCTTATCCGCCTTCAAACCATGCTGA
- the hisC gene encoding histidinol-phosphate transaminase, protein MFRLEDIIRPNVKALTPYASARDEFKGSEGIFLDANENPFGSVAGDSMNRYPDPLQWKLKKEIAGWKGVKEDQIFLGNGSDEVLDLLIRAFCEPKIQHILITPPTYGVYAVYAAVNDVPVKKVQLNEDFSLDAGKVLAAIDDSTRLVFICSPNNPTGNIIPLEATRRIAENFNGIVVVDEAYADFAETPSAISLLNEYPNIFVVQTFSKAWGMAALRLGMGFASREIVQVLNKIKPPYNINAITQQLGWKALQNQSAKDSWVAEIRTERKRLMDALPSIPCITHVYPSDANFILVKTTGAAALYRYLTDKQIIVRNRASEPGCSECLRLTVGTPSENNTLLEALRSYPSNPSKN, encoded by the coding sequence ATGTTCCGTCTCGAAGATATCATCCGTCCGAATGTGAAGGCGCTCACACCCTATGCCTCTGCAAGGGATGAGTTCAAAGGCAGCGAAGGCATTTTCCTCGACGCCAATGAAAATCCGTTCGGATCTGTTGCGGGCGACAGCATGAACCGCTACCCCGATCCGTTGCAATGGAAACTGAAAAAGGAAATTGCCGGATGGAAAGGCGTGAAGGAAGACCAGATCTTTCTGGGCAACGGCAGCGACGAAGTGCTGGATTTGCTCATCCGCGCCTTTTGCGAGCCGAAGATCCAACACATCCTCATCACTCCACCCACTTACGGCGTATATGCCGTGTACGCAGCCGTGAACGACGTGCCCGTAAAGAAGGTGCAGCTGAATGAAGACTTTTCATTGGATGCCGGTAAGGTACTCGCCGCCATTGATGACAGCACACGCCTGGTCTTTATCTGTTCGCCCAACAATCCTACCGGTAACATCATCCCGCTGGAAGCAACCCGCCGCATCGCCGAAAACTTCAACGGCATCGTGGTAGTGGATGAAGCTTATGCCGACTTTGCAGAAACACCTTCAGCCATCTCACTGCTGAACGAATACCCGAACATATTCGTGGTGCAAACCTTTTCCAAGGCATGGGGCATGGCAGCATTGCGACTGGGAATGGGATTCGCTTCCCGTGAAATCGTGCAGGTGCTGAACAAGATCAAACCACCCTACAACATCAACGCCATCACCCAACAATTGGGATGGAAAGCCCTGCAAAACCAGTCGGCAAAAGACAGCTGGGTGGCGGAGATCAGAACCGAACGCAAACGACTGATGGATGCGCTCCCATCCATCCCCTGCATCACGCATGTATACCCTTCGGATGCCAACTTCATCCTGGTGAAAACAACCGGCGCGGCAGCGTTGTACCGCTACCTGACGGACAAACAGATCATCGTGCGTAACCGCGCATCCGAACCGGGATGCAGCGAATGCCTTCGACTCACCGTGGGTACGCCGTCGGAAAACAATACGTTGCTGGAAGCACTCCGATCGTACCCATCCAACCCGTCAAAAAACTGA
- the hisH gene encoding imidazole glycerol phosphate synthase subunit HisH has product MEVAIVKYNAGNIQSVLHALDRLGISGKLTEDTADLLMADKVIFPGVGEASSAMNYLQERGLDRVIASLKQPVLGICLGLQLLCKHSEENDTTCMGIFDLEVKKFPPEDKVPHMGWNNIFNLEGPLFSGVNENEFVYFVHSYYAEKGVDTIATCDYIVPFSAAIRKSNFFATQFHPEKSGDIGSKILQNFISLT; this is encoded by the coding sequence ATGGAAGTAGCGATTGTAAAATATAATGCGGGGAACATCCAGTCGGTGTTGCACGCGCTTGACCGGCTGGGCATCTCCGGGAAGCTGACGGAAGACACCGCCGATCTGCTCATGGCCGACAAGGTGATTTTTCCCGGCGTAGGAGAAGCCAGCAGCGCCATGAATTATTTGCAGGAACGCGGACTGGACCGTGTAATCGCGAGCCTCAAACAACCCGTACTCGGGATCTGTCTAGGCCTTCAACTGCTGTGCAAACACAGCGAAGAAAACGACACCACATGCATGGGCATCTTCGACCTCGAGGTGAAAAAATTCCCACCCGAAGACAAGGTGCCCCACATGGGATGGAACAACATCTTCAACCTGGAAGGCCCGCTGTTCAGCGGCGTGAACGAAAATGAGTTTGTGTATTTCGTGCATAGCTATTACGCGGAAAAAGGCGTGGATACCATCGCCACATGCGACTACATCGTGCCTTTCAGCGCGGCCATCAGGAAAAGCAATTTCTTCGCCACGCAGTTCCACCCGGAGAAAAGCGGCGACATCGGATCGAAGATCCTGCAAAACTTTATTTCACTTACCTAA
- a CDS encoding helix-turn-helix transcriptional regulator — MGKKNKIVTFEDHLDQQYGKKGQSLREKFEEGFEAFKLGIMLQELRKEQGLTQEQLAAKCGTTKNYISRIENDASDIRLSTLMRIIREGLGGHLRLSVEL, encoded by the coding sequence ATGGGCAAAAAAAATAAAATAGTGACCTTTGAAGATCACCTGGATCAGCAATACGGCAAAAAGGGCCAGTCATTAAGGGAAAAATTCGAAGAAGGATTCGAAGCATTCAAACTGGGCATCATGCTGCAGGAACTGCGCAAGGAACAAGGTCTCACGCAAGAACAACTGGCAGCCAAATGTGGCACCACCAAAAACTACATTTCCAGAATAGAGAATGATGCTTCGGATATAAGGTTGTCTACCCTTATGCGTATCATCAGGGAGGGATTGGGCGGACACCTGCGCTTGTCAGTTGAACTCTAA